From a region of the Candida albicans SC5314 chromosome 1, complete sequence genome:
- the HCM1 gene encoding Hcm1p (Protein with forkhead domain; similar to S. cerevisiae Hcm1p; Hap43p-induced gene), with protein sequence MSSVMDKPTSRQPLRDSSNYKNNSETTPSKSRTQLSVALPITQNTPPESISAIRRSDANLFETPTRFYNIDTTSLVGDSQHLMMQSSYLSPAFSSPTQRHSQEQNSDKLASSPIKKPSETKKSKSKAKTNTSPPKASRSFNLQSEDKPPYSYATLIGISILSHPEKKLTLSHIYQWISDTFKYYKKGDVGWQNSIRHNLSLNKAFIKGEKSKDGKGHFWCIKPGCEEQFLKSRSVKKSSYQEVMDQINHASKINAEAAARAAEEKAAKEEAESKSNSIYGYTNLASSPNRPKLKRKLEGDDDGDDFEYDEEDDDDDEEEEDVTVIDPPMKRQKVATLGEPWQSSTPAKSNSSNHTSGAANLAASISESKINAVVTTTPKTTSTPRFVIDSPNRPILAGKNLTYTSSFSCSSNFELSPVRPLETGPLLEPLTPANNIYRNFQNQQQQQQSSHMLLRVRTPKSTIAKTPIRNIRTPQTSSIVKKLWNSPSYLDDFYYSPLINNSINLLTVSSNSKLSTIQGSFSSYDDDDMVSRNFEHPHVHSSPILGSSSDHGVLADNKEKRKNLFQDLKNVEKNSTLKD encoded by the coding sequence ATGTCTTCTGTCATGGATAAACCTACATCAAGACAACCATTAAGGGACTCCTCTAATTACAAGAATAATTCAGAAACGACACCTTCAAAATCACGAACACAATTATCAGTAGCACTTCCAATTACTCAGAACACACCACCTGAAAGTATATCAGCAATCAGAAGATCCGACGCAAATCTATTTGAGACACCTACAAGATTTTACAATATAGATACTACTTCATTGGTGGGTGACTCTCAACATTTGATGATGCAATCATCCTATTTATCTCCGGCTTTTTCATCGCCAACCCAAAGGCATAGTCAAGAACAAAATTCAGACAAATTAGCTAGCTCGCCTATAAAAAAACCCTCGGAAACCAAAAAACTGAAGTCAAaagcaaaaacaaatactTCTCCTCCAAAAGCTAGTAGATCTTTCAACTTGCAATCTGAAGACAAACCTCCTTACTCATATGCAACTTTAATCGGTATTTCCATATTATCTCACCCGGAGAAAAAATTGACGTTGTCTCATATATATCAATGGATATCTGATACtttcaaatattataaGAAGGGAGATGTTGGGTGGCAGAATTCTATAAGGCACAATTTATCTTTGAACAAAGCATTTATCAAGGGTGAGAAATCTAAAGACGGGAAAGGGCATTTTTGGTGTATCAAACCAGGATGTGAGGAgcaatttttgaaaagcAGGAGTGTGAAGAAAAGCTCCTATCAAGAAGTCATGGACCAGATCAACCACGCTTCCAAAATTAATGCTGAGGCAGCAGCAAGAGCTGCAGAAGAAAAAGCGGCTAAAGAGGAAGCTGAGTCAAAGCTGAACAGCATTTATGGTTATACAAACCTTGCATCGTCTCCTAATCGTCCCAagttgaaaagaaaactagAAGGTGACGACGATGGTGATGACTTTGAGTacgatgaagaagatgatgatgatgatgaagaagaagaagatgtcACTGTGATTGATCCGCCAATGAAGAGACAGAAAGTAGCAACATTGGGTGAACCTTGGCAGTCAAGCACCCCTGCTAAGTCAAACAGTTCAAACCACACAAGCGGCGCTGCTAATTTGGCTGCGTCCATTAGTGAAAGCAAAATTAATGCAGTGGTCACCACAACACCGAAAACAACGTCAACACCAAGATTTGTCATTGATTCACCTAATAGGCCGATTCTTGCTGGCAAAAATCTTACATATACTTCTTCATTCAGCTGCAgttcaaattttgaattatctCCAGTAAGACCACTTGAAACTGGTCCACTTTTGGAACCCTTGACACCTGCAAACAACATTTACCGaaatttccaaaatcaacaacaacaacaacagctgCTGCATATGTTGCTTCGGGTACGTACACCAAAGTCGACCATCGCAAAAACACCAATTAGAAACATTCGTACCCCGCAAACCAGTTCGATTGTCAAAAAACTTTGGAATTCTCCTTCATATTTAGatgatttttattatagTCCATTGATCAATAATCTGATCAATCTATTAACAGTGTCATCTAATTCCAAGCTATCGACTATACAGGGAAGTTTTCTGTCGTATGACGATGACGATATGGTTTCAAGAAACTTTGAACATCCTCATGTCCACTCATCGCCAATATTAGGCAGTTCATCAGATCACGGTGTTCTTGCtgataataaagaaaaaagaaagaatttgTTCCAGGATTTAAAAAATGTGGAGAAGAATAGTACATTAAAGGACTGA